The Coffea eugenioides isolate CCC68of chromosome 8, Ceug_1.0, whole genome shotgun sequence genome has a segment encoding these proteins:
- the LOC113779150 gene encoding disease resistance protein RPM1-like, producing the protein MAETVLSFVLDQLSTFLREEGRVLGGLRQEVQFIRDELGHMRAFLREAEANEEDAQPRLQEWIKQVREAAYDTEDILDEFVARFARHRTTGFYGSFRRIFSSIKNLRARHRVASQIQSIKFRINSISEGHQRYQSEYGISAQASSSLSAVNNTTWRYSGDDALLVEEAKLVGIDQPKKHLISQLLQGDDYQLKVVSVVGMGGLGKTTLVKKVHEDLEVRRHFPVRAWVTVSETCDFQYLLIDLIRQLHEEGKKPVPQSIESMTTTELKKIVKDFLQQAGRYAIVFDDVWDVEFWNTIKFALPESSHGNRVMLTTRRADVASASCIESRRFVYRMEPLSIEDSWTLFCNKIFNGGTCPGHLMDVAKGILDKCEGLPLAILAISGLLASKDVNRIEEWEMVRCSLGVELEGTGKLDRVKKILFLSYSDLPWHLKICLLYTSIYPEDYKIGCLRLVNLWIAERFVEWREGMNIEDVAWSYLSELVNRSLIQVTGVFYEGMPGNCRIHDLLREIIISKSREQNMVTITTGQPTRWPSEKVRRLIVHTSSSNNTQHHEQTQNYCFDHLRSFITIGSTSPLLSRMLLSEVSRGSKLLKVLGLRGQKTQKEIPNEIFKMFHLKHLDLYGTGVERVPKGIGKLQHLEYLNLGNTGVGELPIEILKLQKLRVLKVYQRVDPSDDDYGRHGFKALFNMGGLLSLEILSCMDASSGCITVREIGNLTQLRELAITKLRRDDGKELCSSLANLTNLHKLSVYSIGKGDDHEIIDLNHHNPSLSSSSCSFLQSLRMLILCGRLEKMPQWVAHLHSLVRIDLDWSRLRGEEDPLESLQHLPNLVNINFCGSYQGEGLCFKTGGFLMLKRLHLKRMEGLRWMRVEEGALPRLETLFLQQLPLLEELPLGIQHLSHLQRLSLYEMSSQLREELLENQKEESEDYTRIAHIPEILIGYYTDDWKWREHQLWEKKKKKT; encoded by the coding sequence ATGGCAGAAACAGTTCTCTCTTTTGTGCTGGATCAACTCTCAACTTTTCTGCGCGAGGAGGGACGAGTGTTGGGTGGGCTTCGGCAAGAGGTCCAATTCATCAGGGATGAGTTGGGGCACATGAGAGCTTTCCTGAGAGAGGCAGAAGCAAACGAAGAAGATGCTCAACCCAGACTCCAAGAATGGATCAAGCAAGTACGAGAAGCAGCTTATGACACTGAAGACATTCTTGATGAATTTGTAGCTCGCTTTGCTCGGCATCGCACAACAGGATTCTACGGCTCTTTTCGGAGAATTTTCAGCTCCATCAAAAATTTGAGAGCTCGTCATCGAGTTGCTAGCCAAATACAAAGCATCAAGTTCAGAATCAATAGTATTTCTGAAGGTCATCAAAGATACCAATCCGAATATGGTATCTCTGCCCAAGCGTCCAGCTCACTTTCTGCTGTGAACAACACAACATGGCGCTATAGCGGAGATGATGCACTACTTGTGGAAGAAGCTAAATTAGTTGGCATTGACCAGCCCAAGAAACATCTAATTTCTCAGCTCCTCCAAGGGGATGATTACCAACTAAAAGTTGTTTCAGTGGTTGGTATGGGAGGACTTGGCAAAACTACCCTGGTGAAAAAAGTCCATGAGGATCTTGAAGTCAGAAGGCATTTCCCAGTCCGTGCTTGGGTAACTGTCTCTGAAACATGTGACTTTCAGTACCTCCTGATAGACTTGATTCGGCAGCTACACGAGGAAGGGAAGAAACCAGTCCCACAATCGATAGAGTCTATGACTACCACTGAGCTGAAAAAAattgtcaaagattttcttcaacaagctGGAAGGTATGCAATTGTTTTTGATGATGTATGGGACGTGGAATTTTGGAATACCATCAAATTTGCACTGCCCGAGAGTAGCCATGGCAACCGTGTCATGCTAACAACTCGAAGAGCTGATGTAGCCTCTGCCTCTTGCATTGAATCTCGGCGTTTTGTCTACAGAATGGAGCCACTATCTATTGAGGATTCGTGGACCCTATTTTGCAACAAGATCTTTAACGGAGGTACTTGCCCTGGTCATTTGATGGATGTTGCCAAAGGTATATTGGACAAATGTGAGGGCTTGCCCCTTGCAATCCTTGCAATCAGTGGCCTTTTGGCTTCGAAAGATGTAAACAGAATAGAGGAATGGGAGATGGTTAGATGCAGTCTTGGGGTTGAATTAGAAGGCACTGGTAAGCTGGACAGAGTTAAAAAGATACTTTTTCTTAGTTATAGTGACCTGCCTTGGCATCTTAAGATATGTCTGTTGTACACAAGCATTTATCCAGAGGATTACAAAATAGGATGCCTAAGACTCGTTAACTTATGGATTGCTGAACGGTTTGTAGAATGGAGAGAAGGAATGAACATTGAAGATGTAGCCTGGAGTTATCTCAGTGAACTTGTCAATAGAAGCCTAATTCAAGTGACTGGTGTGTTTTATGAAGGAATGCCCGGAAATTGTCGAATCCATGACCTATTGCGAGAAATTATCATTTCCAAGTCAAGAGAACAAAACATGGTCACAATTACTACTGGACAACCAACAAGGTGGCCGTCCGAGAAGGTACGCCGTCTAATAGTCCATACTAGCAGTAGTAACAACACCCAGCACCATGAGCAAACACAAAATTATTGCTTTGACCACCTTCGGTCATTCATTACAATTGGATCCACGAGCCCACTCCTTTCCAGAATGTTGTTATCTGAAGTTTCACGGGGTAGTAAGTTGTTAAAGGTTTTGGGTTTGAGAGGTCAAAAGACACAGAAGGAAATACCAAATGAGATTTTCAAAATGTTTCATCTCAAGCATCTAGACCTATATGGTACAGGAGTGGAGAGAGTCCCAAAAGGCATCGGGAAGCTTCAACACTTGGAGTATCTGAATTTAGGAAACACTGGAGTTGGGGAATTACCTATTGAAATTCTAAAGTTGCAAAAACTTCGGGTTCTCAAAGTATATCAACGAGTTGATCCTTCAGATGATGATTATGGACGCCACGGATTTAAAGCTCTATTCAATATGGGAGGGCTTCTTTCTCTAGAAATATTAAGCTGCATGGATGCAAGTAGTGGATGTATAACAGTTAGGGAGATAGGAAACCTGACACAATTAAGAGAATTAGCTATTACAAAGTTGAGAAGAGATGATGGAAAGGAGCTGTGCTCCTCCCTTGCCAACCTCACCAATCTCCATAAATTAAGCGTTTATTCAATTGGAAAAGGTGATGATCATGAGATAATCGATCTAAATCATCATaatccttctctttcttcttcatcttgtTCGTTTCTTCAATCTCTTCGTATGCTGATTTTGTGTGGCCGCTTAGAAAAGATGCCACAATGGGTAGCTCATCTTCATAGCTTGGTAAGAATAGATTTGGACTGGAGCAGGTTAAGGGGTGAGGAGGATCCGCTTGAATCGCTCCAACATTTGCCCAATTTGGTTAATATTAATTTCTGTGGATCTTACCAGGGAGAAGGGTTGTGTTTCAAGACTGGAGGGTTCCTAATGCTGAAGAGGTTGCACCTAAAGAGAATGGAGGGGTTgagatggatgagagtggaggagGGTGCATTGCCTCGTCTCGAAACACTATTTCTGCAGCAACTTCCATTACTAGAGGAGTTACCATTGGGTATTCAGCACTTGAGCCATCTTCAACGGCTGTCTCTGTATGAGATGAGTTCTCAATTGAGAGAGGAGCTGTTAGAGAATCAGAAGGAAGAAAGTGAAGATTACACAAGAATCGCACACATTCCTGAAATTCTCATTGGTTACTATACAGATGATTGGAAATGGAGAGAGCACCAGCTatgggagaagaagaagaagaaaacataa